One Chanodichthys erythropterus isolate Z2021 chromosome 22, ASM2448905v1, whole genome shotgun sequence DNA window includes the following coding sequences:
- the LOC137012715 gene encoding candoxin-like: MDLRVSVVLLFIFLTGGYSLKCYKCSYDSKNTCKAEEETCRFGSSKCATTITEESDGSTKVSIKTKGCAEICIPGTQQTSTGGTLSLHCCNTDLCNAADGVFKGSFLLLFSPLLFYFLFQ, translated from the exons ATGGATCTGCGAGTCTCTGTCGTTCTTCTTTTCATTTTTCTCACTGGAG GATATTCTCTCAAGTGTTACAAGTGCTCATATGATTCGAAGAATACCTGTAAAGCAGAAGAGGAAACATGTCGATTTGGATCTTCTAAATGTGCAACCACTATAACGGAAGAATCAGATG GTTCCACTAAGGTGTCCATCAAAACTAAAGGGTGTGCAGAGATATGTATACCAGGGACCCAACAGACGTCAACTGGAGGGACGTTGTCTCTCCACTGCTGTAACACTGACCTCTGCAATGCAGCAG ATGGAGTGTTTAAGGGAAGCTTCCTCCTGCTCTTCTCTCCTCTGCTCTTCTACTTCCTGTTTCAGTGA
- the LOC137013267 gene encoding fulditoxin-like, translating to MDLRVSVVLLFIFLSGGYSLKCYSCSSASTGSCKATVETCKDGFSECESSIFEQTAGSSKVFFTTKGCANQCEPGTKQIVIGGTVSTRCCDTDLCNAADGVFKGSFLLLFSPLLFYFLFQ from the exons ATGGATCTGCGAGTCTCTGTCGTTcttcttttcatttttcttaGTGGAG GATATTCTCTCAAGTGTTACTCTTGTTCATCTGCTTCGACGGGTTCCTGTAAAGCAACAGTGGAAACATGTAAAGATGGATTTTCTGAATGTGAAAGCAGTATATTTGAACAAACAGCTG GTTCCTCTAAGGTGTTCTTCACAACAAAAGGGTGTGCAAATCAATGTGAACCAGGGACCAAACAGATAGTAATTGGAGGGACAGTTTCAACCCGCTGCTGCGACACTGACCTTTGCAATGCAGCAG ATGGAGTGTTTAAGGGAAGCTTCCTCCTGCTCTTCTCTCCTCTGCTCTTCTACTTCCTGTTTCAGTGA